A window of the Henckelia pumila isolate YLH828 chromosome 3, ASM3356847v2, whole genome shotgun sequence genome harbors these coding sequences:
- the LOC140893325 gene encoding uncharacterized protein, which yields MAETRERGVDFILDASGKAHFQKNLDCLAIGGSLVVLGYNSGSQVNIDFSVLMHKDINFIGGDLRYLFYAKVESIFSDAAAKIWPLIESVLIKPVIGKAFSFSEATEAYRALVTHRIPGKILLVSQ from the exons ATGGCTGAAACAAGAGAAAGAG GGGTGGACTTTATACTAGATGCTAGCGGGAAAGctcattttcaaaaaaatttggatTGTCTGGCCATAGGCGGGTCTCTTGTTGTCTTAGGATACAACAGTGGGAGTCAGGTGAATATTGATTTTTCGGTCCTCATGCACAAGGATATCAATTTCATAG GGGGGGATTTGCGGTATCTATTTTATGCAAAAGTAGAGTCGATTTTCTCTGATGCTGCAGCAAAAATTTGGCCACTAATAGAATCCGTACTTATAAAACCAGTAATTGGTAAAGCATTCAGCTTCTCTGAAGCCACTGAAGCATATAGAGCCTTGGTGACTCACAGGATTCCAGGCAAAATATTATTAGTTTCACAATGA